One genomic segment of Dromaius novaehollandiae isolate bDroNov1 chromosome 12, bDroNov1.hap1, whole genome shotgun sequence includes these proteins:
- the RPL29 gene encoding large ribosomal subunit protein eL29 has product MRASGPSAAPFPIRPGGTPFSSGGAAAVVAPWPSPRTTPRTTSVSRAAAGLRRPGAAGRFVARKWHRNGIKKPRSQRYESLKGVDPKFLRNMRFAKKHNKKGLKKMQANNAKHAALQKKD; this is encoded by the exons ATGCGGGCTTCCGGTCCGTCGGCGGCCCCATTTCCCATCAGGCCTGGCGGCACGCCCTTCTCTTCCGGAGGGGCGGCGGCAGTG GTTGCGCCATGGCCAAGTCCAAGAACCACACCACGCACAACCAGTGTAAgtcgggccgcggcggggctccgccggcccggggcggccgggcgcttTGTCG CCCGTAAGTGGCACAGAAACGGCATCAAGAAGCCCAGGTCACAGAGATATGAATCTCTCAAAGGG GTCGATCCCAAGTTTCTGAGGAACATGAGATTTGCaaagaaacacaacaaaaaggGGCTGAAGAAGATGCAGGCCAACAATGCCAAGCatgctgctctgcaaaaaaaagacTGA